One Rhinoderma darwinii isolate aRhiDar2 chromosome 6, aRhiDar2.hap1, whole genome shotgun sequence DNA window includes the following coding sequences:
- the LOC142656357 gene encoding growth/differentiation factor 8-like: protein MTKLCVWIYIYMCILVVFPFVDLRNSNQADDKDASCTACTLRESTKLSRLETIKFQILSKLRLEQAPNISKNAIKCILPKSPPLQDIIDQYDVQRDSSNDGLPEDDDYHATTETVIIMPTESEFVADVAEKTKCCYFKVSSKIQLNKISKAQLWIHLKPVQRTTTVVVQILRLIKPLKDGSRHIGIRALKLEMNPGPGSWQSIDVKTVLQNWLRHPESNLGIEIKAFDGNGEDLAVTNNENGLMPFIEVKVIDTPKRFRRESGIDCDEHSAETMCCRYPLLVDFEAFGWDWVIAPKKYKANYCSGECGIEFLQKYPHSHIVNQANQKGPTGPCCSPTKMSSINMLYFNDDAEVIQGKIPGMVVDRCGCV, encoded by the exons ATGACAAAGTTATGTGTCTGGATTTATATTTACATGTGCATTCTGGTAGTATTTCCCTTTGTGGATTTGAGGAACAGCAACCAAGCCGACGATAAGGACGCTTCATGTACTGCATGTACCTTGAGAGAAAGCACCAAATTGTCAAGATTAGAAACGATAAAATTCCAGATACTTAGTAAACTTCGACTCGAGCAGGCACCTAACATCAGCAAGAATGCTATAAAATGCATTCTACCAAAATCTCCACCATTGCAAGATATTATAGACCAGTATGATGTTCAAAGAGATTCAAGCAACGATGGCTTACCAGAAGATGATGATTACCATGCCACCACTGAAACAGTCATCATTATGCCAACTgaat CTGAATTCGTCGCTGATGTGgctgaaaaaacaaaatgttgtTATTTTAAAGTGAGCTCCAAAATTCAGTTAAATAAAATATCAAAGGCACAGTTATGGATTCATTTAAAGCCTGTCCAAAGGACCACGACAGTTGTGGTGCAAATCTTGAGACTCATTAAGCCTTTGAAAGATGGTTCAAGACACATTGGAATCCGAGCATTAAAACTTGAGATGAATCCAGGACCTGGATCTTGGCAAAGTATAGATGTGAAAACTGTGCTTCAAAACTGGCTGAGACATCCTGAATCCAATCTAGGAATTGAAATTAAAGCATTTGATGGAAATGGGGAAGATCTTGCAGTTACCAACAATGAAAATGGGCTG ATGCCATTTATTGAAGTGAAAGTGATAGACACACCAAAACGCTTTAGAAGAGAGTCTGGCATTGACTGTGATGAGCATTCAGCTGAAACTATGTGCTGTCGATATCCATTACTAGTAGATTTTGAAGCTTTTGGATGGGACTGGGTTATTGCACCCAAGAAATATAAAGCAAACTATTGTTCTGGAGAGTGTGGaatagaatttctgcaaaaatacccCCACAGCCATATTGTTAATCAGGCAAACCAGAAGGGTCCTACCGGACCGTGCTGTTCCCCAACTAAAATGTCTTCTATTAACATGCTTTATTTTAATGACGATGCAGAAGTAATTCAAGGTAAAATTCCAGGAATGGTGGTTGACCGCTGTGGGTGCGTATAA